The genomic region CATTTGCTAAATTTtggttaagaatttttgcatctatgtccatgaGCAATATTGGTCTATagctttcttttcctgtaatgtcTTCATCtagttttggaatcagggtaatgctggccttataaaatgtGTTGCTAAACATTACCTTCTCTTCATTTTCATGGAAGAATTGTGTAGAATTGCTATTATTTCTTGTTCAGTGTTTGGCAGAATTCCCCAGTGATGTAGAATTCCCCTGGAGTTTTCTGAATGGGAAGTATTTTATCTATAAGTTTTGTTTCTGTAATAGATACGGGACTATTCAGTTTATCTatttcttgagtgagctttgatAGTCTGTGTCCTCTTCATCTAACGTGTCTAGTTTATTGGCATAACATTGATCATAATATTtccttatccttttaatgtctttagaatctgtagtgatgtcaccTCTCTGATTCCTGATATTGGCAATTTGTGTATTCTTGCACTTTTTTTTGGTCAGTCTAGCTAgagttttatctattttattgatattctcaaagaaccaactttggtttcattgatttttctctgttgtttttctgttatctGTTCATTGAGATCTgctctggtttttactctttccttccttctgtttactTGGCGTTcaagttgttctttctctagttttttaAGGTTGAAACTGAGATCACTGATTTCtcatcttcttttctaatataggcaCTTGGCTGGATCCCactgattttgattttcattcagttcagaaTACTCAGTAATTtccctgttgatttttttctttggtctgTGAGTTGTTTAGAAGCGTATTTAGTttatacaaagtttattattGGTTTTCCCAGTATCTTTGTGTTATTGTTTCTAATGTAATTACATTATAGTCAGAAAACATGAAAGTGTCTTGAATCCTTTTCAAGACCCAGAATTTAgtttatcttggtaaatgttccacatgtatttgaaaagaatgtatattctgctgttattgTGTGGAGTGTTCTTTCAAATGTCAAGAAGGTCAAATTGGTTAATAGCGTTCAAGTCTtatattcttattgattttctgtctacttattCTGCCAGTTATTGAGAGAGGTGTTGAAATCCCTGACTATAATTGcaggtttgtctgttttttttaacacctttattgagatataattcacatactatacaattcatCCATTACAGTGTACAGCTAAATGGTTTTCTGCCGTCACCActatccaattttagaacattttagtccccccacaaaaaagaaaccccatacctgttagcaatcactccccatttcccatcaccaccaccaccacagcccTAAAcaaccactcatctactttctctctctacagatttttttttttaattttatttatttatttatttatttatttatttatttatttatttatggctgtgttgggtcttcgtttctgtgcgagggctttctctagttgtggcaagtgggggccactcttcatcgcggtgcgcgggcctctcactatcgcggcctctcttgttgtggagcacaggctccaggcacgcaggctcagcaattgtggctcacgtgcctagtcgctccgcggcatgtggattcttcccagaccagggctcgaacctgtgtcccctgcattggcaggcagattctcaaccactgtgccaccagggaagccctctacagATTTGCATATTCTagatgttttatataaatggaatcttacaatatgtggtcttttgtaatCAGCGTCTCACACTTGGCCTAATGTTTTCACGTTTTGTCTGTTGTAATATGTAGCAtcagaactttattcctttttattgacaaataattattgcattgtatggatatactacattttatttgtccattcatcagttaatgcatgtttggattgtttccactttttcccTGTTGTGAATAACGCTTCTGTGAACATTGGCGTACACAGATTTTTGtgttgtatgtttttatttctcttggccaTTTACTTAAGAGTGGAACTCCTGGGTCAtataataactctatgtttaacttttgaggaactgctaaattgttttccaaagcggctgcaccatttttcattcccactagGAATGCATGAGGTTTCTAatatctccacatccttgccaatatttgttattgtactttttattacagccattctagtgggttcactgtggttttgatttgcatttccctaatgactaatgatgttaagcctctttttatgtgcttattggccatttgtatatctttggagaaatgtctatttggatcctttctcttttttttaacatctttattggagtataattgctttacattgttgtgttggtttctgctatACGTAtgcttatatccccatatcccctcccgcttttgtcttctcatttttattatgttttttatttttttcatttaggctgttctttttattattgaattataattctttattcttatatatattttggacacaAATACCGTATCAGATAagtaatttgcaaatatattctcattCTATGAGGTTTCTTGTCATTTTCTTGGTACTACTTATAgcacaaaggtttttaattttgatatagtccaatttattttttcttttgtcatttgtgcttttggtatcatatctgaggaaccattgcctaatccaagatcaGAAAGATGtgctcctgtgttttcttctaagagttttaagaCACTTTCTCAATTTTCTGAAACAACATTtcatatctttttctctctccataaACCGTCTTCACGCCCCTGCCCTCTTCCAGCTGATGACCTCAGCTCCCTtttgttgagaaaataaaaacattcagaCAGGAGTCCCTCCTCTTCCATTCTTCAGATCCGTGAATGggcctgtgtctgtgtctcttcaTCATCTTCACTACGTTACTCTAACAAGGATCAGTCCCTTCATCTGGGCTCTGGATCTCCATCCGTCCTTTCTCCGGGACTTCACGACTTCTGCTCCCTATCTTCAGTCTCCCTTTGCTTGTGACTGCATAGAAGCACGCTTTAGTGTTTCCCATCTGTTAAGCCATCCCTTGGCTCTGAATGTCTCTACTTCCCTTCACAGCCAAACTTCTCTCACACTGCCTCCGTGTCTCACCACTGATTCCTCTTCAGCCCCTGCCAGCTGTTCACTGAACAGCTTTGATCAGATCACCAACTATCTCCATATTGCTAAGTCCATGATCACTTTTTTCCTTATTCAACCTCAGCAGAATTGGCCCGTTTCCACAAAGCACTCCTTTCTCAGCTTCTATGATGCCATACTCTCCTAGTTACCCCCTGCTTCCTTGGTtatttcctctgtttcctttctctagTTCTTCTACTTTTACTCAGCTACTAAATATTGGAGTACCTCAGAATTAAGACTGGGCCTTCTTCCCTATCAATACTACGTAACCTCTTCCATTTCtgtgacttcctttttttttttttttttttttttttggcgtagTCGGCAGTCCATGACTCTTAATATTATTTGTGTGCTGATGATTTCCAAATGTGTATCTCCAGCTCAGACTTGTTCTGTTTGCTCCCCACTGGTAGATCTAACCACCTTCTTTATGGATGTCTCTAGACATCCATCCCAAAACTAACATGGCCTATACTCTGCTCTTTctcatctcagtaaatgacaccACATCCATCCATTTGCTCAGGCCCCAAAACTAGGTCTCATCCATATTTCTTTCCCCCATCACCTCCCATATCCAGTTCATCACCAAGTTCTGTCTGTTCTGCCTCCAAAATATAGCCTGTCCACTCTGCTCCATCCTGACCTAATCTAAATGACAATCATTTCTTATTGAAGCCCCGTGTTAGCCTCCTAGGGAATCTCTCTGCCTGTACTCTTGCCCCATCCCAATCCATTTTCTATACAGCAGTAAAAgtgttcctctttttaaaatatatcatgttggggcttccctggtggcgcagtggttaagaatccgcctgccaatgcagggggcacgggttcaagccctggtctgggaagatcccacatgccgtggagcaactaagcccctgcgccacaactactgagcctgtgctctagagccctcgagccacaactgctgagcccgcacgcctagagcccgagcttgtgctccacaacaagagaagccaccgcaatgagaagcccgcgcaccacaaggaagagtagcccccgctcgccgcaactagagaaagtccgtgtgcagcaacaaagacccaatgcagccaaaaataaataaataaaataaaataaattttaaaaaaatatatatatatatcatgttatTCCCCTGCTTGGCATTCTTTAGTGACTTCCCATTTCACCTGAGGTAAAGTCCAAGCTCCTTACTTTGCTCTGTGAAAATACTCCATGATCTAGTCCCTGCCAGTCTCTCCAGCCTTATTTCACGCCGCTCTCCCCTTCACTCACTACATACCATCTACACTGGCCTTCTGCCCTCACCTAAGGAATGCCAaagcccaccaccaccatccccaagaGCCTGTGCACATGAATCTTCTAGCCTAGAATACCCTTCCCCTGGCTTTTTGCATGGCCTGCTTCTTATCCTTCATGTCTCACCTTTAGTGTCAACTCCTCAGAGAGGCTTTTCCTGACCACTCTACCTACAGtagtgcatgtgtgcacacacattacTCTCATTATAGCACAATGGGTTTATATTCTTACCGGCCTCGGTTACAAGTGACGTGTATCTTGTTTGTTATTCATTGCTTCTCTTCCCCACTGGAATGTGAGTAAGGACCTTGTTTGCTTTGTTTACTGTTGTGTTGTATTCCCAGTTCCTAGCActtgcctggcacgtggtaggcACTAAATTAAAGCTTACTGAAAGAGAGAAggatgggaaaggaaggaaagaaaaaaacacattaaaaataaggaatttcctgttttaaaaagtcttacACTGACGTAGTAAGAGCAGATGAataaaagtagaagagaaaaagaacatttcatGGACTTGAACCATTGCAACCTCTTGCTGGTTTCCTGGTTGTGAAATAAACACTAAGTCTAGTGGCTTCACATTTTAAACTTTTGGCATCTGTCTCCTTTCTTGCTTTTCCTACGTGTGTTTCATCCTCCTAACTCTCCCTCAAGGATCAGAGAGGAAAATGTTTGCAGACTATGcctgtttcctttctttgatATTGTGTACTCAGAATCCTTGGTCCACTGTACTTGGTAGGAGTTAGGTGCAGAAACTTGACTGCATTGAGAGGGATTATCAGAAAACAAAGTTGTGATTATGCCATCTCTTGGTCATTAGCTTAGTTTAGCTCATGTTTAAGTATTCAACAACAGCTCTGAAGAGCCTGCTATGAATAAATAAAGTGACAAGTGCtctgaagaaaaataaggcagaatGAGGAGATAGAGAGTGATGAAAGGAGAGGATGTGAGACAGGGTGGGCAGTCTCTGAGGCGGTATCCCATGCACCAGGACCTGAATGGGGTAAAGGAGCAAATTGTGGGAAGTTGTGGACAAAGGGCATCCCAGAGGTTTGTTGTGTTGAACCATCTTTTCCTAGCTTTCCCTCTGTTAGCCCCCTTCTAATCAGTATGTTCCTGCTTCTAGCCCAGACCACAATTCTACCGTTGTTTTTAAGGCCGAGCCCAGGGCCTTCCATACTGTTATGCAGTTTGTATACTGCACACCTGTAGGGGGCACCAGTCACATGTGTTATCATTGTAGGTTTGACTGTTTCGTCACAATTTTCCAGCAGATGGCAGTCAAGTTCACGAGGAAGGGTggctttttctaatttgcacaaaggtAGATTTGCATTTAGGCTAACGTTTTTATgcctttttccttctctaataCGTTAAGGTCTTTTTCTCTCTAGGCCCAGCCTTATCCTCtaagcttttctctttctgtccttctttcaaatatttcaaacttaAATAGTTGTAAGCATAGTACAAAAAACTCCCGTATAACCTTTGCTCTAGTTCACCAGTTTTTAACATTTGACCACTTTTGCTTTAtcactccctccttctctctataGAACAtgttttttcctgaaccatttaaGAACTGCTTGCAAACGTCCTTcccctttacccctaaatatttTGGAGTATGTTTCCTTCAAACAGAGATTGTTTGGAATTGTTTTGCGTAGCCACagtatatttattgaatttagGAAATCCAACATTGATACAGTACTTTTATCAATTATATAGTGTACATTCAATTTTTTTCACTTGTCCCAGCGATGATCTTTATAGCTGTTTTTACCCGCTTATCCAGTCTATGATCACAGTTTGCATTTATGTGTTGTCAAGTCTCTTTACTCTCCTTTAATCTGAAAAAGTTCTTCAGCTTCTTCTTGTCTTTCATACcattgatatttttgaagaatactgGTCAATTGTTCTGTAGACTTTTATCAAACTGGTTTTATCTGGTGCTTTCTCATTAGATTCAGGTTATATGCTTTGGCAAGAATACCATTGAAGTGATGTGCCGTTCTCAGTGCATTACATCAGGAGGCACATGGTATCTGTTGGTCCATTACTAAGCATTCTGTGTTGAAACGGTTCTTGTAGTCGTATGAACTGTGACATACATATATGGATTATAGTTAAAATTTGAGTGTTTACCATGTGTTGTGTACAGTGCTAATAAGCGTTCTGCATACATTAGCTTTATATGTTCCTTAAGACAACTCTAAGAAATAGATGtcactttcttcattttataaatgagaaaacaaaggttTAGAAGGGTTAATTAAGGTAACATGGCTAAAAATTACCAGAACTCAAACTCCTGTCTCTCCAATTCCAAAGTCCTTACTCTTCTTTAAAAGGAAAGAGTAGCACAGAAGAAACTTGCATAGGGCTATGAGTGTTGAAGTTAGACTTCATGGATTGAAATTCAAATGTTGTGTCATTGCTAGATTGGGGGTAATTGCTAGCCCTCACACTTGGAGTTTTTGAGGTGTCTTTAAGGAGAAGAACTTAgatttttccagtttggatttccCAACCATAAGACCCACTTGCCTGAGACAGTCTTGGTTTATACCTGTTTCCTAACAGTTATTAATAGTGTCCCCATTCATTTTCAAAAGTATCATCGTTTAGTAATTATATGGTCTCCTACCCATAATCCTTCCTTGAGTTCTCTTCAGATCAACATAGAGACTGGTGTTTCATTGTAACCAACACTAACAGAACTTGGTATGTTTTTATAAGCATGGTTTGCTTAATTTAGTCAACAGTTAGCAAGATTTTCCCACAGTTGCTCTACTGAAACATTTAAAGTAAATGATATTTTACCCCATCGTACTTCAGTAGCCATGACTAAAAAATCAGTTTCTAAGTTTCTGTAAACCTATCCAGAAACCAGAGGTACCTTTGGCAGTGTGAATCATCATCCCTGATgtaatttgattttcatttatcaTTGTCTTAAGGAGGGGGTGCACCTGTAGTTGCATGCTAGTGTAATGCTTCTCCAGTGTGCAGGACACAGCCAGGGAGAACAGTCCTGGCCTTGTGGCTCATGGGTATTCATATAACTTATGTTCCGTTTTCTTTTGGCAGTGCACGACTTAATTTTCTGGCGAGATGTGAAGAAGACTGGGTTTGTCTTTGGCACCACACTGATCATGCTGCTCTCCCTGGCAGCTTTCAGTGTCATCAGTGTGGTTTCTTACCTCATCCTGGCTCTTCTGTCTGTCACCATCAGCTTCAGGGTCTACAAGTCTGTCATCCAAGCTGTACAGAAGTCAGAAGAAGGCCATCCGTTCAAGTGAGTTGAAGTATCACAAGTAACACTCTACAATTTAAGGAAGGGATTCACTGAGGCTGGTCAGATCTAAATCAGACctgattaaaaattaagaattatagGGCCTAATACAGCCGATCAGTGGCATGAAACATCAGCTTGAGACCGCCTTATGAAGTGAACAAGTTGGGAGCCAGGAACTTTTTAACAAATTAGAGGCTCACCAAAAAGGACTGTCTGAATTCCTGAGCAGGGTCAGTAGGGAAAGCAGAGCATCTAGGACAGCACTCAGATGGGGTCCCAAGTACATGTTTAAGCCGCCACATAGTTAACTCTTAAAACAGCCTTGAAATCTTGGTGTTGAGGCTGCATTCTTGGCGATACCAGAACTCAGTGTGTTTACTCTTGGTTTTATTACTGATTTCCTTCCTATCTCTCCTTTAGTTTCCTTAATACCAGGGGCAGGTCTTGATTAAGTCAGTAGCTCATGCATTTCTAGAACCAGTTGCTAACCTTTCCTACTGTGCTATGACTTTAACAAATGTTTTCCTCACGCTTTTCCTCTTGAAAGTCTTAGGCCATAAAAACTTTAACATCAGCAAAcgacaggttttttttgtttgtttgttagtttttaatttactttcaaaatgacagttttttaaaacCCCTTCTCATGGAAAAAGAAACACTTCTATGATCTCTCAGAACTATGACAGAATAGGTGTCTGGCTGCAGCTCTgctccttgtattttctcctggTGAAAATAGAAGCAATAATTTAAACTATATATGACATTAAAAAAGTTATTTGCAAATTAGTTTTAACAAATCAATAGTTGTTGGTTGGTTGAGTGGATAAATTTTACTGTTTTGCCACAAGTTCCAATGTGttagcagggttttttttcccttttgcgtGACACTGTTGTGGATTTATAAAATGCGTTTTACTAATAAGTTGTATTAATTACAGCAtctaatttttataacttttgtatttggtaaatattttcttaataaataggaaagaaaaacatgtcTGTTACTCTTCTGTTTTTCCCACAAGACTATCGGCTCTTTAAGGCAAAAGCAGTTTTATCTTTCCTGATATCCCTACACCTAGCAGAGGGTCTGGTACTCAGTAGGCGCTCAGCACGTACTGAGCGAATGAACAGATTATGAGCAGATGGTTATATCTCAATTCTGTAATGCGTCTGGGGACAGAACCCAGGTCTTTTCggttttttaacaaatattttataacgcctcctttatcattttgaaatgaaattcatagataatataccatataatataatgttatataatataccattttaacaacattttaaaaattgatcattATTATAAAGAGTGATAAATAGAGAGCCATTGACaatgaaataatatgtattcCAGTCAATATTTAATTGCTGGGACATAACTACACCAAAAAAAGCCCCATAATAAAGACTTGCACATACATGTATAATCTCCCTTACAGGTGTGATTTtctaaaatgatggaaaaaaatcTTAGTCAGGTTTTAGCATAAACAAAATACAGTTTTAGACAATTCAGGATATgttaaaactgggggaaaaaatactTTGCTTTTATATGTTCTGGGCTCTTGATAATTATAAATAGGTTCACCTTCATGAATATCCTATGAGGCAGTAAAAGTTATGCAGGACATAGGGCAGTTCTTTTTTGTGCATGACACTCCCACACTGCAGACATCTGGCAGCTTTGTCTCTGCCCACTAAATGACAGtggtgcccccaccccaccccatggcAGCAAAAAATGCCTTTGCAGATTGCTGAAACACACCCTTGGGGGAATTTCACACTCTAAAGAACTTCTGTGCTAACAGAAAGAGATCTTCTCCTGCCATGTCAAATGTGTGACTGttgtttcttcttctggaagAGCCTACCTGGATGTAGACATCACTGTGTCCTCAGAAGCTTTCCATAATTACGTGAACGCTGCCATGGTACACATCAACAGGGCCCTGAAACTCATTATTCGTCTCTTTCTGGTGGAAGATCTAGTTGACTCCTTGAAGGTTAGTTGCCTCTACAGCTTTTGGTGGTGAGGCTGAGGAAAACCAGGGACTAGGTTATAATTCAGAGGAAAAGCAGTTAATAGGGTTTTATCAGACAAAAGCAAATGTATGCTTTTCTCAATCAACCTGTAAAAATGGGGATAGGAGTTAGTAAAGGAGGTACCTCTGCGCCTGGAGAACTAACATCAGAACAAGGCTAATGTATTGATAATTGACAGAAATGCAGTTACAGTCTGTTTGGGGGCCTGAGAGAACTATAGAATTCTCTTATGCACCCTCAAATGTATAGTACAAATGAGGTAACcttcattttgaaattatttatggCATACATCACTAAATTTATGCAGACTCAGTTAGCTAGAGAAGAATGGCATCAGTTAACCTGAATTTTGCATTACGATTATTCCTGCTTAACCCTCTGATGTTGGCCTTCACAGCTGGCTGTCTTCATGTGGCTGATGACTTACGTTGGTGCCGTTTTCAATGGGATCACCCTTCTGATTCTTGGTAAGATGGCAAGGAAAATGTCTCCAGGCTCTATGAAGTAATTGGTAAGAGTAAGAGCAAAGAGAGTTCTCAGCATGGCTCCAGTCCTTCCACATTGGCCCAGCCTTTAACATCCATAGAGACCTTGACCTCAGAGGAATCTGTGTGTATGGCCACAGGTTTATTAAATGGTCCTACCTATAAAGAAATATCCAGACAGCTAGAAATAAAGGAGAGTTTTCTAGATTTGGTTTAAATATGGGGATCTTATTTGTAGAAATCATTTTcataatttggaaattatttgtGGTACAAAGAAGGAAGCCTGTGTACCTGTATCTAACTGTCCTTAATTGAGAGCTCTGGCCAGGATTTCTCATATTGAAGAAGATCTGTGTTTCCCTATATTTTATGAGGAAAAATGTTCCTGTTACTTGTGTCTTGAGACTTTGTGACCATCTCACATTTACACTTGCCATGTCTCATGATTCTGTCTTACAGCTGAACTGCTCATTTTCAGTGTTCCAGTTGTCTATGAGAAGTACAAGGTAAGCATTTGTCTGTTTCTAATCAGATATGCCAGTTGATGTACGACtaattttagttcattttttaGGCATTGAAAGTTCAGAGCAATCATTTTCTAACCATTTTTACAGTCTAATTTTGTAAGTCGGGTGCCTGTAAGAAACTGGTAATAGTGGTTTCCTTTAAGGAGAGAAGCTGAATGTCTAGGAGAGATAAGGGTAGGAAGGGAACTTATACCTTGCTGTGTGCCttttgagttttttgttgttgtttttatttggttgcgctgggtctcagttgcagcaggcggcctccttagttgtggcatgagaactcttagttgcggcatgcatgtggaatctagttcccggacccagggattgaacccaggccccctgcattgggagcacagagtcttatccactgtgccaccagggaagtccccacctttTGAGTTTTTATCACATGGATCTGTTCCAAAAAAATAAGCTGAAAAAATGCTTAAATAAAAGCTGGTGTCTAAAAAGAAGCTTAAACTGTTAAGGCTATTGTGGGAATCCATCAGTATGAACAGATGTTTGCATTGTAGAGTGGTGTATACAGAGTATACTAGATGCTATGAGGTTATTCTTGATAGATTAAATCATGCATCAGCAGACTTattcatggctttttttttttttttttaatttatttactttattttatttatttttggctgcgttgggtctttgttgctgcgcccgggctttctctagttgcggtgagagggggctactcttcattgcggtgcgtgagcttctcattgtggtgtcttctcttgttgcggagcacgggctctaggcacgcaagcttcagtagttggggcacacgggctcagtagttgtggctcgcaggctctagagggcaggctcagtagctgtggtgcacgggcttagttgctccacggcacgtgggatcttcccggaccagggctcgaacccgtgtcccctgcattggcaggcggattcttaaccactgcgccaccagggaagccctattcatgGCTTTTTGACATTAAATGAATTAGTCTCACCCAGGAGTCAAAACACATTTCTGATTACAGAATATAGATTAGACACACAGTTTCTAGTATTCAGAAAATGCTATATACTCCAGTGTCTCTGAAGGAAATACCTAGCaagtactttttaaaactgagcactattttcattttccagaatattccatagtgttttttaaaaatggttaaagtagACAAAAAAAATTACCTTCAGGAAAATTGTTAATCTGTGTGTTGCCACAACTGAGTCGCTTTTCTTCGTTAAAGATCCAGATTGATCACTATGTTGGCATCGCCCGCGATCAGACCAAGTCAATTGTTGAAAAGTGAGTATGCTTAGGTTCCACATTTCATTATGacatgtgctttttttccccccaattatTTTTAGTCTCCTGTGTAAAATGCTAATGccaaagaaagtaatttt from Eubalaena glacialis isolate mEubGla1 chromosome 10, mEubGla1.1.hap2.+ XY, whole genome shotgun sequence harbors:
- the RTN3 gene encoding reticulon-3 isoform X2 produces the protein MAEPSAATQSPSVSSSSSVAESSAPGGGGGSPGACPALGAKSCGSSCAVHDLIFWRDVKKTGFVFGTTLIMLLSLAAFSVISVVSYLILALLSVTISFRVYKSVIQAVQKSEEGHPFKAYLDVDITVSSEAFHNYVNAAMVHINRALKLIIRLFLVEDLVDSLKLAVFMWLMTYVGAVFNGITLLILAELLIFSVPVVYEKYKIQIDHYVGIARDQTKSIVEKIQAKLPGVAKKKAE